In one bacterium genomic region, the following are encoded:
- a CDS encoding response regulator — MAEILWIEDQLERGINQQIGFIREQHPDYSFTVAEDDLKATNLLKERRFDLVILDIRMKPVGGESIVSSNTPPRQVGIRLLEALREGRIEGAKTASDVSVIVLSAIIDESDKKAIMSVTPPPLFYVEKPADLFEFTEAVERSLGKNDRKRI; from the coding sequence ATGGCTGAAATCTTATGGATTGAGGACCAACTTGAAAGGGGAATTAATCAGCAAATAGGGTTTATAAGGGAACAACATCCTGATTATTCCTTTACTGTTGCAGAGGATGATTTAAAAGCAACGAATTTGTTAAAGGAAAGAAGATTTGACCTGGTCATCTTAGACATCAGGATGAAACCTGTGGGAGGAGAAAGCATAGTTTCTTCTAACACACCACCACGCCAGGTGGGGATAAGGTTACTTGAGGCACTGAGAGAGGGAAGGATAGAGGGAGCAAAGACAGCCTCTGATGTGTCAGTGATTGTTCTTTCAGCTATCATTGATGAAAGTGATAAAAAGGCGATAATGTCAGTAACCCCCCCACCTTTATTTTATGTAGAAAAACCCGCAGACTTATTTGAATTTACCGAAGCTGTAGAAAGGAGTCTTGGAAAAAATGACAGAAAGAGAATTTGA